One Planctomycetia bacterium genomic window carries:
- a CDS encoding tetratricopeptide repeat protein, translated as MKSRIKVAVVALFASLLIPTLAGIASAGPPPAPAEALRSRRDDADLASVFFLDAAQGWTVGDHGAVLHTLDAGAHWAAQESGLGCRLRDVYFLNAQQGWIVGGYYDPYVHRSRGVLLRTVDGGATWQLEPTPLLPALRKIRMRTAQEGWAAGDPSTLAPSGLHFTRDGGKTWSAAGGHLPAGIVAADLAAAEGHKIDHAAGTVADGAGRVVALAERFLSATPAAEFGLRTVRDIALDRGGAGTLVGDGGLVLSTEDGGAAWHASGEDLTSGVGAQCDWHAMARHGASLWIVGAPGSVVLHSADAGRHWELLPTKQPLPLRDVAFVDAERGFAVGALGTILATVDGGKTWNKQSYGDRRAALWSCFTDAESMPLELIAKSCTEDGYRTVASLVGRRDCEPGVDSSAAAGDRVADGLSALGISSTQQAWAFPLRQAALQLSASDVLSTWGAGDEAEGLRRIQAHFVLQLRTWRPDVVLTHAPAPRGDLPTNHLLHQLVMQALEAAADPNAFPEQIELLGLAPWQAQKAFGHEPNQTQGTASVKASDVMTRTAIALDEFCSPGRALLSDRRTAPSATVAVRLCMNRTPSAAPERELFAGLVLPAGGDARRTIVGTVGDTILKMRRTAERRRSLEGIVMQKSGTVGVELAGRLRDVTAGLEDEPAGRAVFELAETFRFAGRWEAARETYEYLLTRYPQHSDSEAGLHRLVHYLASSEADQRLRRAMIHTADALAMAPLGASTGEGAISASKPRTVSQNTLGQVESAAGIPGTADRLEKLNITIAQGPPSITQMAVMPTPAAMLLGRNAREQAPAAKPAEAVSTAARETASGAAVNGVIDSSAGSALVGYTGDEDRRRRAIALGAYFESRDPVGHAEPTILFPLAAARRKLGQTAEAESFYKHFVRSHPEDAWWACAASEAAIRNPGTTGIKRQHRSLAATEKPLLDGTLDDAVWRAATPLELRSPLGDDDAWPAVALIAHDAEYLYLAVRCRRTPNTEMPAPTGPRQRDTDLAAQDRVDFCLDLDRDYATYYKLSVDRRGWTAESCWDDTGWDPQWFVAAGGDETTWTVEAAIPWSELTVEPPRSGDAWALGVQRIAPSTGVQSWTAPAAAAIRPEGFGHLTFE; from the coding sequence ATGAAAAGTCGCATAAAAGTCGCTGTCGTCGCGCTCTTTGCCTCGCTCCTCATACCGACTCTCGCAGGCATCGCGTCGGCAGGCCCGCCGCCGGCGCCGGCGGAGGCGCTGCGCAGCCGGCGCGACGACGCCGACCTCGCGAGTGTCTTCTTCCTCGATGCCGCGCAAGGTTGGACCGTCGGCGATCATGGCGCCGTCCTCCATACGCTCGACGCCGGCGCACACTGGGCGGCGCAAGAGTCGGGCCTCGGTTGCCGCCTGCGCGACGTTTACTTTCTCAACGCTCAACAAGGCTGGATCGTCGGCGGATACTATGATCCTTACGTGCATCGGAGCCGAGGCGTATTGTTGCGCACCGTCGACGGCGGCGCGACCTGGCAACTCGAGCCGACGCCGCTGCTACCCGCCCTCCGAAAAATTCGGATGCGCACTGCGCAAGAAGGTTGGGCTGCGGGCGACCCTTCGACGCTTGCCCCTTCCGGTCTGCACTTCACGCGCGACGGCGGCAAGACCTGGAGCGCCGCCGGCGGCCACTTGCCGGCCGGTATCGTGGCGGCCGATCTCGCGGCGGCGGAAGGGCATAAAATCGACCACGCTGCCGGAACGGTCGCCGACGGCGCGGGCCGAGTCGTCGCGCTCGCGGAGCGGTTTCTCAGCGCTACGCCCGCCGCCGAGTTCGGGCTGCGCACCGTGCGCGACATCGCGCTCGATCGTGGTGGAGCAGGCACGCTCGTCGGCGACGGCGGACTCGTCCTCTCGACCGAAGATGGGGGTGCCGCGTGGCACGCGAGCGGCGAAGATCTCACTTCCGGTGTCGGCGCGCAATGCGATTGGCACGCCATGGCCCGGCATGGCGCGAGCTTGTGGATCGTCGGTGCGCCGGGGAGCGTGGTGCTGCATAGCGCCGATGCCGGGCGGCATTGGGAGCTGCTGCCGACCAAGCAACCGTTGCCGCTGCGCGACGTGGCGTTCGTCGATGCCGAGCGTGGGTTTGCGGTCGGTGCGCTCGGCACGATCCTGGCGACGGTCGACGGCGGAAAGACTTGGAACAAACAATCGTACGGCGATCGGCGCGCAGCCCTCTGGAGTTGCTTTACCGATGCCGAGTCGATGCCGCTGGAGTTGATCGCCAAGAGCTGCACCGAAGACGGCTACCGCACGGTCGCCTCGCTCGTCGGCCGGCGCGATTGCGAGCCGGGAGTCGACTCGAGCGCCGCTGCCGGCGATCGGGTTGCCGATGGCCTTTCGGCATTGGGCATCTCCTCGACTCAGCAAGCTTGGGCCTTTCCGCTCCGGCAAGCCGCGTTGCAACTGTCGGCGAGCGACGTCCTCTCGACCTGGGGGGCCGGCGACGAAGCCGAGGGCCTGCGCCGGATTCAAGCACATTTCGTGTTGCAACTTCGCACGTGGCGGCCCGACGTCGTGCTCACGCATGCTCCTGCTCCGCGCGGCGACCTGCCGACGAATCACCTGCTGCATCAACTGGTGATGCAGGCCCTCGAGGCGGCCGCCGATCCCAACGCTTTTCCGGAGCAGATCGAACTGCTCGGGCTCGCGCCATGGCAAGCGCAAAAGGCGTTCGGCCACGAGCCGAATCAAACGCAAGGCACGGCATCGGTCAAAGCTTCGGATGTGATGACGCGCACGGCGATCGCGCTCGACGAGTTCTGTTCGCCCGGCCGCGCACTGTTGTCCGACCGGCGGACGGCGCCGTCGGCGACCGTGGCCGTCCGGTTGTGTATGAACCGGACTCCTTCGGCCGCGCCCGAACGAGAACTTTTCGCCGGCTTGGTGTTGCCGGCCGGCGGCGATGCGCGGCGCACCATCGTCGGCACGGTCGGCGATACGATTTTGAAGATGCGGCGCACGGCCGAGCGACGACGGAGCCTCGAAGGAATCGTCATGCAGAAAAGCGGGACCGTCGGAGTCGAGCTCGCCGGGCGACTGCGCGACGTCACGGCCGGCCTGGAAGACGAGCCTGCCGGCCGGGCCGTCTTCGAGCTTGCCGAGACGTTCCGCTTCGCCGGTCGTTGGGAAGCGGCGCGGGAAACGTATGAATATCTTCTCACGCGCTATCCCCAACACTCCGACTCCGAAGCGGGCCTGCATCGGCTCGTTCATTATCTGGCGAGCAGCGAAGCCGATCAGCGCTTGCGCCGCGCGATGATCCACACGGCCGACGCCCTGGCGATGGCCCCGCTCGGCGCAAGCACCGGCGAAGGGGCGATCTCGGCATCGAAGCCGCGCACGGTTTCGCAAAACACGCTCGGCCAAGTCGAATCCGCAGCGGGCATTCCGGGCACGGCCGATCGGCTGGAGAAGCTGAACATCACGATCGCGCAAGGTCCGCCGTCGATCACGCAGATGGCCGTGATGCCGACGCCGGCCGCGATGCTGCTGGGGCGCAACGCGCGCGAGCAAGCTCCTGCGGCGAAGCCGGCGGAAGCGGTAAGCACGGCGGCTCGCGAAACCGCAAGCGGCGCTGCGGTGAATGGCGTGATAGATAGTTCTGCTGGTTCTGCGCTGGTTGGGTATACCGGTGATGAAGATCGGCGACGGCGCGCGATCGCGCTCGGGGCTTACTTCGAGAGCCGCGATCCGGTCGGGCATGCCGAGCCGACGATTCTCTTTCCGCTTGCTGCCGCGCGACGCAAGCTCGGGCAGACCGCCGAAGCGGAAAGCTTCTACAAGCATTTCGTCCGTTCGCATCCCGAAGATGCGTGGTGGGCCTGCGCCGCGTCGGAAGCGGCGATTCGCAATCCCGGCACGACGGGCATCAAGCGGCAACATCGTTCGCTCGCGGCAACCGAAAAGCCGCTCTTGGATGGAACGCTCGACGATGCCGTGTGGCGCGCCGCGACGCCGCTCGAGCTACGCAGCCCGCTCGGCGACGACGACGCTTGGCCTGCCGTGGCGCTGATCGCGCATGATGCCGAGTACCTTTATTTAGCGGTCCGTTGCCGGCGCACTCCTAATACCGAAATGCCGGCCCCGACCGGTCCGCGGCAGCGCGACACCGACCTCGCGGCCCAAGATCGGGTCGACTTTTGCCTCGATCTCGATCGAGATTACGCGACCTATTACAAGCTCTCGGTCGACCGCCGCGGCTGGACCGCCGAGTCGTGTTGGGACGACACCGGCTGGGATCCGCAATGGTTCGTCGCCGCCGGGGGCGATGAGACGACCTGGACCGTCGAAGCGGCGATTCCTTGGAGCGAGCTGACGGTCGAGCCGCCGCGCTCCGGCGACGCCTGGGCTCTCGGCGTACAGCGCATCGCGCCGTCGACCGGAGTGCAAAGTTGGACCGCGCCGGCAGCGGCGGCGATTCGGCCCGAGGGGTTCGGGCACTTGACGTTCGAGTAG
- a CDS encoding sugar phosphate isomerase/epimerase — MPIRSAVTISLVKEARGGPFVFWDDLAAGCRKAAELGFDAVEVFPPSADAVDPKALKQLLVDHHLTLAAVGTGAGWVRGKLNLTLPDAAQRTAAREFIKSIIDLAGPFGAPAIIGSMQGRHGVDGVEEATARGWLAEALEELGDYARHYATPLLYEPLNRYETNMVTTVAQGVALLKSLKTRNVLLLADLFHMNIEEVDIADALRAGQGYIGHVHFVDSNRRPAGSGHLDFAPIAAALKEIGYDRYASAEALPWPDSDTAAANTIAAFKKWFRE, encoded by the coding sequence ATGCCGATTCGTTCCGCCGTCACGATCAGTTTGGTGAAGGAAGCTCGCGGCGGACCCTTCGTCTTTTGGGACGATCTCGCGGCCGGTTGTCGCAAGGCGGCCGAGCTCGGCTTCGATGCCGTCGAGGTGTTTCCGCCGTCGGCCGACGCGGTCGATCCGAAAGCGCTTAAGCAGTTGCTCGTCGACCATCACCTGACGCTCGCCGCGGTCGGCACCGGCGCGGGCTGGGTGCGCGGCAAGCTGAACCTCACGCTACCCGACGCCGCGCAGCGCACCGCCGCGCGCGAGTTCATCAAGTCGATCATCGATCTGGCGGGCCCCTTCGGCGCTCCGGCGATCATCGGCTCGATGCAAGGGCGGCACGGCGTCGACGGCGTGGAGGAAGCGACCGCGCGGGGTTGGCTGGCCGAGGCGCTCGAAGAACTCGGCGACTATGCCCGACATTACGCGACGCCGCTCCTCTATGAACCCCTGAACCGGTACGAGACCAACATGGTGACTACCGTTGCGCAAGGGGTCGCGCTGTTGAAGTCGCTGAAGACGCGCAACGTGCTGCTGTTGGCCGATCTGTTTCACATGAACATCGAAGAGGTCGACATCGCCGACGCCCTGCGCGCGGGGCAAGGCTATATCGGCCACGTGCATTTCGTCGACTCGAACCGCCGCCCTGCCGGCAGCGGCCATCTCGACTTCGCCCCGATCGCGGCGGCGCTGAAAGAAATCGGTTACGACCGCTACGCCTCGGCCGAAGCCCTCCCCTGGCCCGACAGCGACACGGCGGCGGCGAATACGATCGCTGCGTTTAAGAAATGGTTCCGCGAGTAA